The following nucleotide sequence is from Streptomyces brevispora.
CTGGTCCCGGAGGAACGCGGCGAACGCGGCCGGGTCGAACCGGGTCCCGTCGCGCAGCGCCAGCGCCGCCATCACCTGGTCCCCGGCGACGGGGTCGGGCACCGCGTAGACGGCGACGGCCGCCGCGTCCGCCCAGCGGGCGAGGATGTTCTCGATCATCGCGGCGGCCAGGTTCTCGCTGTCGACCCGCAGCCGGTCCTCGGTACGGCCCGCGAAGTAGAGGAAGCCGTCGGGGTCGCGGAAGAAGAGGTCACCGGTCCAGTACCAGCCGCCGCGCACCCGGGCGGCGTCCGCCTCCTCGTTGCGCCAGTAGCCTTCGAACGGGGTCCGGCCACGGTTGACCAGCTCCCCTATCGCAGCGGCACCGTTGAGCAGCTTTCCGCCCTCGTCGAAGACCGCGGCGACGCGCTCGTGGCCCGTCTCCGGGTCGACGACGGCGAGGTCGTCGCGGTCCGAGGCCCGGCCGATCGCGCCCTGCGGGGTGTCCGGGGTCCGCTGGATCGCCGCGCCGCCCTCCGAGGAGCCGTAGCCCTCGACCAGCCGCACCCCGAACCGCTCCCGGAAGCGCGCCGCGTCCACGGCGCCCGCCTCGGTGCCGAAGCCGATGCGGAGCGGGTGCTCCCGGTCGTCGGGGCGCTCGGGGGTGGCCAGCAGGTACTGCACGGCACGGCCGACGTAGGTGAAGTAGGTGGCCCCGTGTGCGCGTACGTCGGCGAGGAAGCCGGATGCCGAGAAACGGCGGCGCAGGGCGACGGCGGCGCCGCCGGCCAGTGCGGGTGCCCAGTCGGCGATCACCGCGTTGCCGTGGAACATCGGCATGCAGATGTAGTGGACGTCCTCGCGCCCGATCCCGAAGTGGCCGACGAGCGACTGACCGGCCGCGGCGAGCCGCCCCTGGGTGCAGACGGCGGCCTTGGGCGCGCCGGTGGAGCCCGAGGTGAAGTAGAGCAGCATCCGGGTTCCGGGCCCGGGGCGGGCGAGGACCGTGTCCCCCGGCTCCGCCCCGGCGTACGGGGCGAGCAGTGCGGCGTACGCCTCGGTTTCGGTGACCAGTACCCGGACGCCCGGCAACTCCAGGCCGTCGAGCAGTGGCAGATGGGCGCGCTCGGTGATCAGCACCCGGCATTCGGTGTGCGTGATGTCGCGGGCCAGTTCGGCGCCGCGACGGGTCGGGTTGATGCCGGCGACGGCGGCCCCGGCCAGGGCCGCCGCGCTCAGCCACAGTGGAAACTCAGGGGTGTTGTCGAGCAACACCCCGACGTGCGGCTCGCTGCCCGTCGGCAGCAGATCCGCCAGGAGCGCGGCCCTTGCGGCAGCGCACGAGGCGACCTGGTGGTGGCTGAGGACGATGTCCTCGTGCCTCAATCCGGGCCGGTGGTCGCCCCATTGGCGCTGTACGAGCTCCGCGACGGTGCCTGCGCTCCTCATGGCGCCGCACGGTAACTGGCTACACGTCAGAACTGAACATCGGAGCACGAGTAGAACGCGTTGGCCGTGTCCGCGATGTTCCAGACGCTCAGGATGATGTGCTTCCCGGTCTTCTGGGTGGGGATGGCGCCCTGCTGGGTCAGCGTGGCCGGCGGCTGCATACCGCCGTACGGCACCGTCATGAAGGGCTGCGACTCCAGGTCGGACCGCTTGAGCGGCTTGGTGGGGTCCCAGCCGTTCTTGGTGATGTAGTAGCGGAAGTCCGTCGTGGCGTGGCGGGCGGTGAACTGCCAGCGGAAGCTGAAGCCCTGACCCGCGGTGACGTGGGTGGCGGGCCAGTTGCCGCCGCGCGGGTCGTCGAGCTGCGCGAACTCGCCGTGGCCGCCGGAACAGATCGCGCCGTCGGCCGGACCGGCCGCCGGGAAGCCCTTGGGGCCCTCGACGCTCTGCGGCTCCCACTGGATGTTGCCGCAGCCGGTCACCGTGCCGTTGGCACAGAGCTTCTGACGGCTGATGGGGTTGTCCGTGTAGCCATGGCTGCTGGCACTGCTGGTCGCGAACATCGAGACGCCCGCTACCGCGAGACCCACCAGGGCCGCACCTGTCTTCTTACGCATTGCTGTCGCTCCTCGGATTCGTGGGGGAGGCTCCATGAGCACTGCTGCGCGCGCCGTGCGGTCTAGACCAAGGCCTAGATTATTGACGGATCATGAACATGTCCAGACCAATGGGAGTTGGATTCCGGTTCGCCGCCGAAGGGACCTCCGCGAAGCCTCAGACACTGTCCCCACCACTGCGTCCGGTGTAGAAGGCGACGGTCAAGTCCTTCACCAGGGACTTCCGTTCGTAGTCGTCGAGCTCCACGAGGCCCCGGGCGGTCAGCCGGTTGACGGTGTCGTCCACGGCGTCCACCACCGAAGTCAGCACGCTGTCGCGGTGTTTGGCGTCGATGGCCGCGATCCGGCGCAGTTGCATGGCCGCGGCCACCTCCGGCGCGTACTCGATTCCGGTCGGCTGCGCGGAGTACACCTCGATGCCGACCGGCTCGCAGTCCGCCTTGAGCATCCGGGTCAGCGCGTCGCCGACGGCTTCCGCGTTGCGCAGGGTGTGAGCGTCCTCGTGGAAGGCGTCGGCGGGCAGCTGGGACAGGACCCGCGCCATCGCCGCCTCGACCTGTTCCCGCAGGTACTCCTCGTGGTCGGCGATTCCCAGCGTCGCCCGCACGGTGTCCGTGACCCGCCACACGACGAGGACGACGACCCGCAACGCCGTACCGTTCGCGTCCACCGCGGGCAGCGGTTCGCTGCGCCAGTGCCGCAGCCGTACGTCGACCCGGCGGCGCAGCAGCAGCGGGCTGACCCACATCAGCCCGGTCCGCCGCACGCTGCCGCGGTACCGGCCGAAGAGGGTGAGCACCCAGGCGTGCCCGACCTGGCCGCGGGTCAGGCCGCCGAACGCGAAGAACACCGTGGTCAGCAGTGCCGTGAGCGCCGCCCAGGCGCCGAGGCCGATGCCGTCGTACGGTCGCGGGCCGAGCCCGAGCCGGGACACCGCCCCGCCCGGCAGCGCGCCGATCCACCACAGGACCCCGCCCGAGGCGGCGAGCCCGACGAGACCGGCGAGCAGTACGGCCCAGCCGGGCAGCGAGGGGCCGGACCGTTCGCGGAGTTGCGGGTCGGCGACGGGTGCGGGCCGGGTGGAGGGCAGCACCTGCGGTGCCCGCGGCACCGGCGGCCGCCGGACACCGGCAGCGCACTCGCTCCCGGCCGTCCTCTGCACGACGGTGGCGGGCAGCGCGGCGGCGTCCGCGGCGGCCTCGGGACCTTCGCGGAAGAGCAGGTGTACGGGGATGGAGACGGCGCGCTCATCGTCGATGTCCGAGTGGCGCCGGCCGGTGTCCACCCGCACCGCGGTGTGGAGCTCGCCGGCCCCGGCGCCGCCGGAGGGCAGCGAGAGGGAGGGGCCGGCGTCCTGGCGGACCGGGGTGAGCCCCGGCCCGGGGACGAATCCGGCACCGGGCCCCGGTGCGTCGTCCGGGCCGGGAAGGAACGGGTCGTGCTCCAGGACCGGTTGCCCCGGAACGGTGCCCGACACCGCGCCACGCGCGCCGATCACGGATCCCGTACCGGGGAGCGCGCCGGACTCGGCGGCCGGCACCCGGCCGCCCTTCTCCGCCGCGGCGGCGGGCAGCAGATCCGAGGCGCCGGGCGGCCCGTCCCCGGAGCCGGAGCCCGAGACCGAGCCGGACCCGCCGCCATCCTCCGCGCCGGAGCCCTCACCCGAGCCCGAGCCCGAGCCGTCGCCCGGAACCGACACCGACGCCGAGGTCGCGCCGAAGGCGGAGCCCCCGCGTTCGCCCTCGCCCGGCATCAGGTCGAGGACCAGGTCGACCACGGAGTCCGTCGCGGACCGCGCCACGGAGTCCGGGCCGCCCCTCGTCACGGAGCCGCCCCCGTACACCGAACCGAAACCCGAACCGGACGCCGAACCCGAACTCGAACCCGGAGCCGACGCCGACGCCGACGCCGACCAGTCGTACGCCCCGGTCGTCGCACCCGAGCCCTTCGGCCCGTCCTGGCCCGGCACCCCGTCCGCACGGGCCGACGCGTCCGCGCCGCGTCCCGGCCTGTCCAGTACCGCCCACTCCCGTACCGGGAGCGCCCCGTACCTCTCCTCGCCGTACTCCGGGTTCTCCGGGTTCTCGGAGTTCTCGGGGTTGTCCCCGTTCTCCGGGTTCCCCGAGCTGTCCGACACTGTGGATCGCATTACCGCCTCCGTCATGTGCGTCGTGTCACGCGAAGAGTCGCCGCCAGGTCTCCGGACCCGGATAGCCGTCGGCCTCCGCGCCCCGCCAGCCCTGGGCCTTCTGGAAGGCCTCGACATTGCGCCGGTCCGCCTCGCCCCATCGGGGCCCGGGGCCCGACAGGTAGTACTTGCCGTATCCCTTCTTCACCAACTGTTTCCCGAGCCTGTCGACATGGCTGTTGGACTGACCCGTCCGGAAATTGCCCCGCCCGGGGTAAGCGGGCGTCGCGGTCGAGCCGCCCGTGCCGGTTCCGCCCGCGGCAGGGATGTCGTTGCCGGTGCCGGTGGTCAGCAGGCGCCAGGTGTCGGGCCCGGGGATGCCGTCGGCCTCCTTGCCCTTCCAGCCCTGGGCCTTCTGGAACGCCGCGGTCGCCTGCTGGTCGGCGCTGCCCCAGGCGGGGCCGGGGCCGACCTTGTAGAAGCGCTTGCCACCCCGCTCGACGAGCAGCTTGCCGAGTTCGGTGACGTGGGCGTTGTTCGCGCCCGGGCCGAACTGACCGGCCCCCGGGAACGCTCTCGTCGAGCTGCTGCCGCCGGTTTCGGTGGTCAGCCCCGTGTAGCGGTACGCGACGTAGCTGCTCGAGTGGGTCCAGTACGCCATGGGCGTCGTCTGCTTGCGGGTGTGCGGCATGGTCTGCTCGTACGCCGTGTAGTGGGTGTGCGTGTAGTCCGTCCAGCCCCCGAAGATCGTGACGTGCGAGCCCTTGGAGGGGTCGGCCGGGTTGTGGAAGAGCAGCATGTCGCCGGGCTGGAGATCCGCACGGGCGATCCGCGTGCCGTATGAGGCGAGGCTGCCGGTCCACTCGTTGCCCGGCAGGTCCCAGGCCATCGACAGATAACCGGAGCAGTCCTGGCGGTACCCGTCCAGCCAGTACTTGCTCATGCTGTACGGGACCTGCGCGGCGACCCACTTCTTCGCCCGGTTGATGATGTCGGCCCTGGTCGTCTTGCGCAGCGTGGGCGTACCCGCCGGCGGACCGGAGGCCCCCGCACCCTGCAACGGACCCGGCCCGCCCTGCGGGCTGTCCGGTCCCGGATCGGCCGGGTCGGCGGCGTCCTCCGGGTCGTCCGGCATGACCGGGTCCGCCGTCACCGCGTCGGGGGCCGACGCGGGATCGGCCGCCGGGTCGGCCCCCGGGGCGGGGTCGGTGACGCGACCGGGGCCGGCCGCCCCGGTCGCCGCCTCCGCCAGGCCGCCGCTCAGCACCACTCCGGCAGCGGTGACCAGCACCAGCGCGCGCCGCGCGCCGTGTGCGGCCGGATGTCCTCCCTGCCGCGTCGGCAGTACCGCGGCTGCGGTGCGCCGTTGTACGGCGCACCCCGCACAGGTGCAGTCGCTGGCGGGTACGTACTCCTCGAAGGCCGGCACAGTCATGCGATTCCCTCCGCAGTCGTCAAGATCTTTGGGCGCATCTGTACGGGCGTCAGTGTCTCAACTATCCGGACATATCTCATTTTGACGGATAGATGAGTAAAACGAACATCCGACAGGCCGCAGCGAAGGGTTAATGGTCAGGAGCACCGCCTGGGGTCGGGTAGAGTTCTCCAGGTCAGCAGGCGCCGCTAGCTCAGTTGGTTAGAGCAGCTGACTCTTAATCAGCGGGTCCGGGGTTCGAGTCCCTGGCGGCGCACGCGAAGACAAGGCCTCCTCACCACGCGTGAGGGGGCCTTGTCCGTTCCCCGGCGTCTCGCGCAGGTTCCGCACAGTGAATAGTTTGCTCACGCACAGCTCACCCACACCCGACAGACAGTCACCGATCGGTCGTCCGGAGGCGCGAGAGTCCTCCGCGAGCACCCCAGTTGCCCCCTCATACGCCTCCACACCCCTCCCCACAAGGGTTCCTCAAATCGTGCATATGATCGGCTAACGGTCCGTTTCACCCTTGCGATCACGGCTGGGTTCGGCCAACCTGTCTGGAGGTCATCGGCGTCAACCAGCCCGATGGCCTGAGCAGTTGGGGGCAGTTGAGGGGGATGTTCCGGTTGTGTGCGTTGTGGGGTGGGGGCCTCGTGCAGGAGCAAATGCCGAGCAGGCATCATGCAACCGGAAGGGCGCCGTTCCGTATCTGCGGAAGGGTGGCCTGCCACTGAGCCGTCGGTCGCGTTCCAGGGGGGCACGCGGCGGGCGAAAGGACCGACCGACCCACGCAGTCTGCCTGCGTGCAGGGGGATGACCCATGACGTCGACGCCGCCAGGCGCCCGGCAGAACAACGACCCTTCCGAGACCACGCAGCTTCGGATACCCCCGCAGCTTCGGGCCGGGGGCCAGCGGCGACGCCCGAAGAAGGCGCTGCCCCGTTACGACTACGAGCACTACAGCCGGCTCGCCGGGCCACTGACCCAGCCGGATCCGGCCAAGCCGTACACCGTGCGGTACCGTTCGCTCCTCTCCCAGGAGCCGCACCGGATACGCGCGGCACTCCTGCTGGGCGCCGCGCCGCTGGTCTCGCTCGGCCTGTTCGCCTGGCTGATGCAGCCCGAGCACTGGACGCAGCGCGACCCGAACCTCAAGAACGACACGCTGCTGATCCTCGACATCGTGATGCTGGTCTCGATCGGGCTGATCGAGCTCTTCCGCACCCTGAACGTCCTCTCCAACGCGCACGCCACACTGGTCGCCCGCGACCCGGTCCCGGTCGTGCCGGAGAACGGCACCCGGGTCGCGTTCCTCACCTCCTTCGTCCCGGGCAAGGAGCCCCTGGAGATGGTGACGAAGACCCTGGAGGCCGCCGTCCGCATCCGCCACCGCGGGCTGATGCACGTCTGGCTGCTCGACGAGGGCGACGACCCGGCGGTCAAGGAGGTCTGCCAACGGCTGGGGGTGCACCACTTCTCCCGCAAGGGCGTGGCGCACTGGAACCAGGCCAAGGGCCCGCACCGCGCGAAGACCAAGCACGGCAACTACAACGCCTGGCTCGACGCGCACGGCGACGCGTACGACTTCTTCGCCTCGGTCGACACCGACCACGTGCCGATGCCCAACTATCTGGAGCGGATGCTCGGCTACTTCCGTGACCCGGACGTCGGCTTCGTCATCGGCCCGCAGGTCTACGGCAACTACGACACCTTCGTCACCAAGGCCGCCGAGTCGCAGCAGTTCCTCTTCCACGCACTGATCCAGCGCGCGGGCAACCGCTACGGCGCCCCGATGTTCGTCGGCACCAGCAACGCGGTGCGGATCTCGGCCCTCAAGCAGATCGGCGGTCTGTACGACTCGATCACCGAGGACATGGCGACCGGCTTCGAGATGCACCGCGCCCGCAACCCGCACACCGGCCGCAAGTGGCGCTCGGTGTACACGCCGGACGTACTGGCCGTGGGCGAGGGCCCGACCGCCTGGACCGACTTCTTCACCCAGCAGCTGCGCTGGTCGCGCGGGACGTACGAGACGATCCTCAAGCAGTACTGGAAGGGCGTCTACTCACTGCCCGTGGGCAAGCTCTTCAACTACACCATGATGATCATCTTCTACCCGATGTCCGCCATGAACTGGATTCTCGCGGCGCTGAGTTGCGCGCTGTTCCTGGGAATGGGCGCCTCCGGTGTGCAGATCGACCCGGTCGTCTGGATGATGCTGTACGGCAACGCGTCCGCGCTCCAGATCGGCCTGTACATCTGGAACCGCCGCCACAACGTCTCGCCGCACGAGCCCGAGGGCTCCGGCGGTCTGGCCGGCATGATGATGTCCGCGCTCTCCGCGCCGATCTACGCGCGCTCGCTGATGGACGCCGTGCTGCGCCGCAAGAGCTCGTTCGTGGTCACGCCCAAGGGCGACTCCTCCAGCCCGGACACCCTCTTCGGGACCTTCCGCATCCACCTCTTCTTCATTCTGGTGTTCGGCGGCTCGATCGCGGCCTCGTTCGTCCTCGGCCACAGCCACCCGGCGATGCTCACCTGGGCCGCACTGGCGCTGCTGATCACCGCGGCACCGATCTTCGGCTGGCAGTACACCGTGCGGGCGGAGAAGAAGCGGAAGAAGAAGCACCACGCGGGACCACCGCCGACGAGCGGCCCGCCCGCCCGTGCCCAGCAGGAGAAGCCCCACTGGGACGGCAACGAACAGACCATGCAGATCGCCCTTGGGGGACGTAAACAATGAAGTACCGTCCGAGCCGCCGTACCCGCCGCATGGCGATCAGTACGGCGGTGGTTCTCGCGCTCGCGGGGGCGAACGGGCCGTGGCTGTACCGTTTCAGCACCGAGCGCTACCACGAGTACAAGATCAACAAGCCCGACTACAAGGCCGCCAACGGCCACTGGGACTTCCTCGACATCCCGTCCGAGTACAAGATCAACACGATTCACGCGGCGCTGCTGCACACCGGCAAGGTGCTGCTCGTCGCGGGCTCGGGCAACAACCAGAAGAACTTCGACGCGAAGAGCTTCCGGTCGGTGCTGTGGGACCCGAAGACCGGCGGGTTCACGAACATACCCACGCCCAAGGACATGTTCTGCGCCGGTCACACCCAGCTGCCCGACGGCAAACTCCTCATAGCCGGCGGCACGAAGCGGTACGAGAAGCTCAAGGGCGACGTCACCAGGGCGGGCGGCCTGATGATCGTCCACAACGAGGACCCGGACAAGCCGGTCACGCTTCCGGCGGGCACCAGGTTCACCGGTAAGACCAACGGCAGGACCTTCGTCACCAAGGACCCCGTGCTGGTGGAGAAGGCCACCAAGGTCTTCGACAAGAACACCGGCGCGTTCCTGCGCAACGACCCCGGACTCGGCCGGATCTACGTCGAGGCGCAGAAGTCCGGCACGAAGTACGAGACGGGCACCGAGGACAACTACCGCATAGCGGGCCTGTCCGGCTCCGACACCCGCAACGTGTACGGGATCGCCCAGAAGCTCGCCCTCGACAAGAAGGACTTCCAGGGCATCCGGGAGGCTTTCGAGTTCGATCCGGTGGCGGAGAAGTACATCACCGTCGACCCGATGAACGAGGCCCGCTGGTATCCGACGCTGACCACGCTCAAGGACGGCAAGGTCCTCGCCCTCTCCGGCCTGGACGAGATCGGGCAGATCGTGCCCGGCAAGGACGAGGTCTACGACCCGAAGACCAAGAAGTGGGAGTACACCGGCATCATCCGGAAGTTCCCCACCTACCCGGCGGTCTTCCTCCTCAACGACGGCAAGCTCTTCTACTCCGGCTCGAACGCGGGCTACGGCCCCGCCACCGTCGGCCGCGCGCCCGGCGTCTGGGACCTGGCGACGAACAAGTTCACCAAGATCCCCGGCCTGAGCGACCCGGACCGGATGGAGACGTCGGCGACGGTACGGCTGCCTCCGGCCCAGGACGAGAAGTTCATGGTGATCGGCGGGGGCGGCGTCGGCGAGTCCGACAAGTCCAGCAAGAAGTCCCGGCTGGTCGACCTGTTGGACGCCGACCCGAAGTTCAAGGACGGCGCCTCACTGGAGGAGGGCACCCGCTACCCGAGCGCGTCGCTGCTCCCCGACGACTCCCTGCTGGTCACCGGCGGCTCCGACGACTACCGGGGCCGCGGCGGCTCCGACATCCTCCAGGCCCGGCTGTACGACGCCGGGTCGGACACCTACAAGCGGGTCGCCGACCCGGCGGTGGGCCGCAACTACCACTCGGGGTCCGTGCTCCTCCCCGACGGCCGGGTCATGATCTTCGGCTCCGACTCGCTCTACTCCGACAAGGCGAACACCCGGCCGGGCGTCTTCGAGCAGCGGATCGAGATCTACACCCCGCCGTACCTGTACCGCGACTCGCGGCCCGAACTGACCGCCGGTCCGAAGAAGGTGAAGCGCGGCGCCACCGCGATGTTCACGACCAACAGCGCCGCGACGATCAAGTCGGCGAAGCTGATGCGGCCGAGCGCGGTCACCCATGTCACGGACACGGACCAGCGGTCGGTGGCGCTGGACCTGAAGAAGACCGACGGCGGGATCTCGGTGACGGTGCCGAAGAACCGGGCGCTGGTGCCGTCGGGCTGGTACATGCTCTTCGTCACCGACGACAAGGGCACCCCGTCCGAGGGAACGTGGGTGGAGGTGCCGTAGGCCCGGCGGACGGTGCGGCCCGCCTTACTGCCGCACCGTCCGCCCGCCGCCCGGCTACTTCGCCTTCGTGCCGCGGGCCAGGCCCAGGGCGTAATCGGGCCACCAGTCGCCGGCCTTCGGGCCGCCCCGGCAGTCGCCGTCGGACTCCCCCGGGCGCTTGATCCAGAGGTAGGCGTCGACCAGTTCGTCGCCCGTGGAGGCCGTCGGTGTCTCGCCGAGGGCCCGCCCCGGCGGATTGCACCAGGTCTGCCGGGGGTCGCCGCCGGTGTACGGGCCGTTGCCGTTGCGGCTGGTGTCGATGACGAACGGCTTGTCGCCGACCTTCGCCGACAGCCGCTTGCCGAAGTCCTCGCTGACCGCGGTGGTCTGGAAGTTGGAGACGTTCACCGCGAAGCCGTCGGCCGCGTCGATGCCCGCCTGCCGGAGCGGCTGGAACAGCGCGTCCGGGGTGTGCCAGCCCGCGTTGCCCGCGTCCAGGTAGACCCGGGTGCCCGGCAGTCGCTTCAGCCGCTCCACCGCCCCCTTGAGCAGGTCGTAGCGCTCCTCGTGGAACTCCTGCGGGGTGCATCCGTCGACCAGGTGCAGCACCGCGTCCGGCTCCAGGACCACCGTGGCGCCGCGGTCGCCGATGCCCTTGGCGACCCCGTCCAGCCAGGTGCGGTACGCGTCGCCGTCGGCGGCGCCGCCCTTGGAGAACTGTCCGCAGTCGCGGTGCGGGATGTTGTAGAGGACGAGCAGCGCCTCCCGGTCGGCCTTCGCGGCGGCCTCCGTGAAGCCCCTCGCCTCGGCCTCCGGATTGTCCGGGCCGATCCACTCGCCGACCGGCTGCTCCGCGATCCTGCGGATCAGGCCGGCGTTCTTCCCGTTGCCGTCCGCGGTGTACCGGGCGACCTGCCGGGCCGCGTTGCCGTCGGGGTTGACCCAGTACGGATCGGTGCCCTTGGGCTGCTGGCCGATGGACGCGGGATTCTTTCCCCCGCCGCCGTCGCCCTCACCGTCACCGGAGGAACATCCCGCGAGCAGCAGTACGGCGCCGATCACGGCCACGCCCGCTCCCCGTATGCCGAACCGGCCGTTGTGGCTGCCGTACATCCACTCCCCCTCGGGTGCGACGGCGGTGCACTGTCGCATCGCCGCCCATCCTGACACAGGGCCCGTGAGCGGCCCGGCCGCTCACGACTTCACCGAAGAGCCGTTACGGCGGGTTCACCACGCTCTGCCCGACTTGACCGCGTGCGGAGCGTGACTGGTTATCGACGTATCGTCAGAATAGTTTTGGGCGGGGGGAGTTCGGCGCCCTACAGTGGGCGAGCGGCGGACCCGGCCGCCCACCGACCTCCCGTGTCGGCGCCGGGCCACTCCCGCGGCCCGCGCCCCGCGGTCGAGGACCGGCCCGGCCGGCGCCCGGAGGACCGGGCGGCCGGCCGGGCCGTGTACCACCGGGCTCAGAGCCTGTCGGGTGACCTTCGATCGGATAGCGGACGCGGTCTGGTGCGTGCGATTCCAAGGCGGCGGGATGTCCTCGTAGCGGAGCTACTAGGACATTTCGGCAACGCGGGAAGCGTGCGTGCCAGGGCGTGGCCGCCCGATCAGAGGTCACCCGACAGGCTCTCAGGTGCCGCTCCCGGCGCCCGCCCTCCCGCTCGTCCTCTCCGCCACCTTCCGGGCCGTCTCCCGGGCCGCGTCCCGGGCCGCCTTCTGTGCCGTCTTCTCGCCGGTCAGGTAGGCCGAGACGACCACGTTCGCGGTGTACGCGTGCGAGGCACGGTCGTACGTACCGCCGCAGGTGATCAGCCGGAGCTCCGCACGGCCGTCCTTGCGGGGGCCGTACGCCTTCCGGGCGTTGAAGCGGGCGCGGGTGAAGACCTGGATGTCGTCGATGGTGAATTCGGCGACCGTGCCGTCGGTCCGGGTCACTTCGACCTTGGCGCCGGGGCGGGCCGCGCTGAGCCCGTAGAAGACGGCCGGTCTGGTCTCGGTGTCGACATGGCCGACGAACAGCGCCGGCCCGGTCGCACCGGGTTCGGTGCCGTCGCCGTACCAGCCGACCGTCTGGGGGGTGTCGAACGACGGCGGCTCGATCGCCCCGTCCGCGTCCAGGCCCCGGGGGACGACAGGGGCCTTGATACCGATCGACGGGATGTCGACGCTCCGCGGCTTCACGCCCTTGATCGGGTCGTGCGCCGGGGGCAGCGGTACGCCGAGCGGGCGCCCGACCGCGGCGACGTCCCCGGTGGTCGGGGCGGAGCCGATGCCGGAGCCGTCGGTGATGCCGCGGCCCCAGAGCCACAGGCTCAGCAGCAGTACGGCCCAGGCCACTCCGGTGAGCAGCCTGCCGTGTCCCGTCGAGTGGTCCGAGGAGGGCATGTCAGTCGCCGGCCGGGCGGCGCCGGCGCATGCCGCGGAAGACGACCGCGACGACGGAGACGGCGACCAGGACGAGGCCGATCACGGCGTGGACGGTGCCGGGGCCCTCCTGATGGGCGGCATGGCCGGCGAGTACGGCGGTTCCGCCGCCGCCCGCACTGACCGGGGCGACGGGCGCGGGCCCGTCGCGCTGGACGACGGTGACGACGGCGGACGCCCTGGTGCCCTTGCCGTCCTTGCCGTCCTTGCACACCACCTGGACCTCGTAGTCGCGGGCTTCGGCATCGGAACGGATCCGGGCCCCGGCGAAGAGCGCATCGCCGTCACCGGGCGAGAAACGCGCCTCGGAGACGAAGGCGTCGGAGTTCCCCCTGGCCTCCTTGCCCTTGCAGCCGTCGACCTTCAGATCGACCTTGCCGCCCGGGCCGACCGAGGACGGGGAGACCGAGAGGGTGGCCCGGGACGGCGAGACCCGCTGGTGGTCCGAACCGGAACTGGCCAGTGCGACGGAAGCCGGCGTCAGGGTCGCCGCTACCACTGCGGCGGCACAGAACGTCAGGGGTATTGAACGCATCGTGAACCTCCTTATGGAAGGTTCACGTGTATGACGGCTTTCCGCATCCGCAGGGGCTCGGGCACTGGGCCGGTGGAGTGCGCGGGAGACGGCCCCGGAGGACCGCCCCCACCACCCCCTCGCCTGTCGGGAGGCGGTACCGGCCGCGATCAGCCCAGGTCGACGAGGCCCACGAGGTCGGCGATGGAGTCGACGACCGTGGACGGCCGGAACGGGTAGCTGTCGATGTCCGCCACCGTGGTGAGCCCGGTGAGCACCAGGAACGTCTGCATGCCCGCCTCCAGGCCGGCCAGCACATCGGTGTCCATCCGGTCACCGATCATGGCGCTGGACTCGGAGTGGGCACCGATCGCGTTGAGCCCGGTGCGCATCAT
It contains:
- a CDS encoding glycoside hydrolase family 6 protein, encoding MYGSHNGRFGIRGAGVAVIGAVLLLAGCSSGDGEGDGGGGKNPASIGQQPKGTDPYWVNPDGNAARQVARYTADGNGKNAGLIRRIAEQPVGEWIGPDNPEAEARGFTEAAAKADREALLVLYNIPHRDCGQFSKGGAADGDAYRTWLDGVAKGIGDRGATVVLEPDAVLHLVDGCTPQEFHEERYDLLKGAVERLKRLPGTRVYLDAGNAGWHTPDALFQPLRQAGIDAADGFAVNVSNFQTTAVSEDFGKRLSAKVGDKPFVIDTSRNGNGPYTGGDPRQTWCNPPGRALGETPTASTGDELVDAYLWIKRPGESDGDCRGGPKAGDWWPDYALGLARGTKAK
- a CDS encoding glycosyltransferase family 2 protein: MTSTPPGARQNNDPSETTQLRIPPQLRAGGQRRRPKKALPRYDYEHYSRLAGPLTQPDPAKPYTVRYRSLLSQEPHRIRAALLLGAAPLVSLGLFAWLMQPEHWTQRDPNLKNDTLLILDIVMLVSIGLIELFRTLNVLSNAHATLVARDPVPVVPENGTRVAFLTSFVPGKEPLEMVTKTLEAAVRIRHRGLMHVWLLDEGDDPAVKEVCQRLGVHHFSRKGVAHWNQAKGPHRAKTKHGNYNAWLDAHGDAYDFFASVDTDHVPMPNYLERMLGYFRDPDVGFVIGPQVYGNYDTFVTKAAESQQFLFHALIQRAGNRYGAPMFVGTSNAVRISALKQIGGLYDSITEDMATGFEMHRARNPHTGRKWRSVYTPDVLAVGEGPTAWTDFFTQQLRWSRGTYETILKQYWKGVYSLPVGKLFNYTMMIIFYPMSAMNWILAALSCALFLGMGASGVQIDPVVWMMLYGNASALQIGLYIWNRRHNVSPHEPEGSGGLAGMMMSALSAPIYARSLMDAVLRRKSSFVVTPKGDSSSPDTLFGTFRIHLFFILVFGGSIAASFVLGHSHPAMLTWAALALLITAAPIFGWQYTVRAEKKRKKKHHAGPPPTSGPPARAQQEKPHWDGNEQTMQIALGGRKQ
- a CDS encoding class F sortase translates to MPSSDHSTGHGRLLTGVAWAVLLLSLWLWGRGITDGSGIGSAPTTGDVAAVGRPLGVPLPPAHDPIKGVKPRSVDIPSIGIKAPVVPRGLDADGAIEPPSFDTPQTVGWYGDGTEPGATGPALFVGHVDTETRPAVFYGLSAARPGAKVEVTRTDGTVAEFTIDDIQVFTRARFNARKAYGPRKDGRAELRLITCGGTYDRASHAYTANVVVSAYLTGEKTAQKAARDAARETARKVAERTSGRAGAGSGT
- a CDS encoding kelch motif-containing protein: MKYRPSRRTRRMAISTAVVLALAGANGPWLYRFSTERYHEYKINKPDYKAANGHWDFLDIPSEYKINTIHAALLHTGKVLLVAGSGNNQKNFDAKSFRSVLWDPKTGGFTNIPTPKDMFCAGHTQLPDGKLLIAGGTKRYEKLKGDVTRAGGLMIVHNEDPDKPVTLPAGTRFTGKTNGRTFVTKDPVLVEKATKVFDKNTGAFLRNDPGLGRIYVEAQKSGTKYETGTEDNYRIAGLSGSDTRNVYGIAQKLALDKKDFQGIREAFEFDPVAEKYITVDPMNEARWYPTLTTLKDGKVLALSGLDEIGQIVPGKDEVYDPKTKKWEYTGIIRKFPTYPAVFLLNDGKLFYSGSNAGYGPATVGRAPGVWDLATNKFTKIPGLSDPDRMETSATVRLPPAQDEKFMVIGGGGVGESDKSSKKSRLVDLLDADPKFKDGASLEEGTRYPSASLLPDDSLLVTGGSDDYRGRGGSDILQARLYDAGSDTYKRVADPAVGRNYHSGSVLLPDGRVMIFGSDSLYSDKANTRPGVFEQRIEIYTPPYLYRDSRPELTAGPKKVKRGATAMFTTNSAATIKSAKLMRPSAVTHVTDTDQRSVALDLKKTDGGISVTVPKNRALVPSGWYMLFVTDDKGTPSEGTWVEVP